A single Hylaeus volcanicus isolate JK05 unplaced genomic scaffold, UHH_iyHylVolc1.0_haploid 12221, whole genome shotgun sequence DNA region contains:
- the LOC128883278 gene encoding uncharacterized protein LOC128883278 isoform X1 has protein sequence MENVKRWKRLRETIYQIYHLIFTLLISFLLTYFYRILIVLFVLIIFLTMGFFSINNVWVSDLENYFLDESFQHPFHSLYNKFFNGYDNSTLEVILSVPPTDSLTNILREDILSVVSEFHHVIQQTFLKYDEIPIEFKKHVETFSSTFVNTTVFQFHPFCSPNFKSRQCLRTNEGFLEMLLKTKFFYSKNDSFSHHLVQLPLVNDFIVLKEENNFFFFSMFASLYGIKKKTCQPHYNKNMMELIEKTTMTQNVLTSLETKLKFSEKKKPFFCIYNAKAIRFTYSLQSHQNVLNHLWFRKLLSLLGNTSTFGPLQLDLKGLTNSKDWIFSLYYDMIFICSLFCFTLVFSSCIDYFCLEGIYQQQRIFISFLGVALPLLSILSGFGLCIWLKCTLFPTSILSAFLILFLSLHHTMTVHDTVSSFNETNATDSNIYHNLIQDSVQNHFVKTFHLTLLLLSLSWKATPIIKSFCFYFLAGSLMNFFFFTILFLPFLVIQIKQLQQHCNSHVTRKDTLPLCFFSYFKIVYVKILILTMVIALLIFLIYNGQRNFQIDFHKESMSYNSNLHLVKKNIKNSYFPLTTETTNIMFLGYPTVSWWTQNFRDFVNHLHQAFLDFNVACSIENPLSIISNDVKYKTWMTSGQRSIILDGVILI, from the exons atGGAAAATGTGAAACGGTGGAAAAGATTGAGGGAAACAATATATCAAATCTACCACTTGATTTTCACGTTGTTGATTTCCTTTCTACTGACGTATTTTTATCGT attttaatcgttttatttgtcttaataatttttttaacaatgg GGTTTTTCTCTATAAACAATGTTTGGGTATCggatttagaaaattattttcttgatgAAAGTTTTCAACACCCTTTTCACtctctttataataaattcttcaacGGGTATGATAATTCCACACTGGAAGTTATACTTAGCGTACCTCCAACAGATTCTTTAACCAATATATTAAGGGAAGACATTTTATCAGTTGTGTCGGAATTTCATCATGTCATTCAACAAacctttttaaaatatgatgaAATTccaatagaatttaaaaaacacgttgaaacattttcttccacATTTGTTAATACAACAGTCTTTCAATTTCATCCTTTTTGTTCCCCAAATTTCAAATCCAGACAATGTTTGCGAACCAATGAAGGATTTCtagaaatgttattaaagacaaaatttttttattcaaaaaatgacTCTTTTTCACATCATCTTGTACAATTACCCCTTGTAAACgatttcattgttttaaaagaagaaaataattttttctttttttccatgtTTGCATCTCTCTATggtatcaaaaaaaaaacatgccAACCTcactataataaaaacatgatGGAGTTGATTGAAAAAACAACCATGACTCAAAATGTGCTGACATCGCTCGaaacaaaactaaaattttcagaaaaaaaaaaaccatttttttgtatttataacgCTAAAG cTATTCGTTTCACATATTCATTACAATCTCATCAAAATGTTTTGAATCATTTATGGTTTCGAAAATTGCTCTCCCTTCTTGGAAATACGTCAACCTTCGGACCATTACAATTGGATCTTAAAGGATTGACAA attCTAAGGATTGGATATTTTCGTTATATTACGATATGATTTTCATATGCAGTCTGTTTTGTTTCACGCTGGTATTTTCGTCCTGtattgattatttttgtctAGAAGGAATTTATCAACAACAAag aatttttataagtttTCTTGGTGTCGCGTTACCTCTCCTAAGTATCCTTTCTGGATTTGGTCTCTGTATTTGGTTGAAATGTACTCTTTTCCCTACCAGTATCTTATCCGcttttttaattctctttttATCGTTACATCACACAATGACGGTACATGATACTGTGTCGAGTTTTAATGAAACCAATGCAACCGATTCTAATATCTATCACAATTTAATACAAGATTCAG TACAAAATCATTTCgtaaaaacatttcatttgaCTCTTTTACTATTGAGTCTTTCTTGGAAAGCCACTccaataattaaatcattctgtttctattttttagcTG GTAGCTTgatgaacttttttttttttactattttatttttacctttTCTTGTAATCCAAATCAAGCAATTACAGCAACATTGTAATTCACATGTAACTCGAAAGGATACTTTGCCTCTatgctttttttcttattttaagaTAGTGTATGTTAAA atactcATTTTAACTATGGTTATTGCactcttaatttttttaatttataatggtcaacgaaattttcaaattgatttccATAAAGAGTCCATGTCGTATAACTCCAACTTGCACcttgttaagaaaaatataaagaattctTATTTCCCTTTAACTACCGAAACTACAAACATTATGTTTCTAGGATACCCTACTGTTTCATGGTGGACTCAAAATTTTCGAGACTTTGTGAATCATCTTCACCAAGCATTCCTAG ATTTTAATGTCGCGTGTTCTATTGAGAATCCTTTAAGCATTATTTCCAAtgatgttaaatataaaacatggATGACATCAGGACAACGTTca ATCATTTTAGATGGAGTCATTCTCATTTAA
- the LOC128883278 gene encoding uncharacterized protein LOC128883278 isoform X5 — MAILLFNFSFYLSPCITIYFIFLIYLMTSSQALTLTNWKFKQEKGSASWQSFLQNPLNEEINYAWSSHALEEVYNKALGTRQRIVGTINSAIEIFSALLYDRHLLQEQKIMRLQRIAQLTHQNQKKRISDVLIEDQEHLTSFYNRWAQYLDVASNVQQPSWMCRLLKNDKKEHHSITQQNKFLISEKEKKPTSVLLLVGRHFTIGFISAQINFPDIEETKSGCAGFVFKFQNEKDYGFLTLCNNSSSYTRENAASDVQMVFGRMNHGICGILKTQDIKKTLVKKSMNVLLEFSHTTARVYLEKEVVAKFHFLTPWVDEGSVGLHSVSSSVTFYNIIIGPYIFSEFENEIMPLEEDDTLVKSVKTHEWSADKYRIFLAQDNLHPHGGLQQTTNEKMEKEQLHKNDTMCYDFVKARFDINDWNVSQTSSWKLIDGPNPSINRFISEAPSNNENDDSLLLKTMNCAQASISVNILMGPGSAAGITFHYVDPLNRWMCILDNGFGLLKLIHIDQGDLKIVGLVSVPTLNAFQTQFLELRNSRDTNRVVYEIWLNNKRLILHSFNSNQSETHFNEASVQKINGLGLVIGKDDWKERSGWREGVFYY, encoded by the exons atggcgatacttttatttaatttttctttttatctttccCCATGTATTacgatatatttcatttttcttatataccTTATGACATCAAGTCAAGCATTAACATTGACAAACTGGAaatttaaacaagaaaaaggCAGTGCGTCATGGCAATCTTTTTTGCAAAATCCATTGAACGAGGAGATAAACTACGCCTGGTCTTCACAC gCTTTAGAAGAAGTG TATAATAAGGCTCTGGGGACTCGTCAAAGAATTGTCGGAACTATCAATTCTGCAATTGAGATTTTTTCTGCATTGCTTTATGATAGG CATCTCCTTCAAGAACAGAAAATCATGAGATTACAACGCATCGCACAATTAACACATCA AAATCagaagaaacgaatttccGATGTTTTAATCGAAGATCAAGAACATTTGACTTCTTTCTACAATCGTTGGGCTCAATATCTGGACGTAGCGTCCAATGTTCAACAACCTAGTTGGATGTGTAG ACTTTtgaaaaacgataaaaaagaaCATCATAGTATTACACAACAGAATAAGTTTCTTATATCCGAAAAAGAG aaaaaaccGACTTCTGTTCTCTTATTGGTTGGAAGACATTTCac aatcggtTTTATTTCTGCgcaaatcaattttcctgATATTGAAGAGACTAAATCGGGTTGTGCTGGG tttgtttttaaatttcaaaatgagAAAG attatGGATTTTTAACACTGTGCAATAATTCCTCTTCGTATACTAGAGAAAACGCCGCATCAGATGTTCAAATGGTTTTCGGACGAATGAACCATGGTATTTGTGGCATACTTAAGACGCAAGATATTAAGAAAACCCTAGTTAAAAA ATCGATGAACGTTCTTTTGGAGTTTTCACATACCACAGctag AGTCTATTTAGAGAAAGAAGTCGTagcaaagtttcattttctgaCACCATGGGTCGATGAAG GAAGTGTAGGATTGCATAGTGTCTCTTCTTCTGTgactttttataatataataattggtccatatatattttcggaattcgaaaatgaaataatgccACTAGAGGAAGATGACACTCTGGTCAAG TCTGTTAAAACACATGAATGGAGTGCtgataaatatcgaatttttctaGCACAAGACAATTTACACCCGCATGGAGGATTGCAACAaacaacgaatgaaaaaatggagaaagAACAGCTACATAAAAACGATACAATGTGCTACGATTTTGTTAAAGCACGTTTCGACATTAA TGATTGGAATGTGTCACAAACGTCTTCCTGGAAATTGATAGATGGTCCAAATCCAAGCATAAATCGCTTTATTTCAGAGGCACCATCTAATAATGAGAATGATGACTCTTTGCTTTTAAAA acaATGAATTGTGCTCAAGCGAGCATTTCGGTTAATATTTTGATGGGACCCGGATCAGCAGCTGGTATAACATTTCACTACGTTGATCCACTGAATCGCTGGATG TGTATTTTAGATAATGGTTTTggattattgaaattaattcatattgATCAG GGTGACCTTAAAATCGTTGGTTTGGTGTCTGTACCTACCTTAAATGCGTTTCAAACACAATTTCTTGAATTACGTAACTCTCGAGACACTAACCGTGTAGTGTATGAG ATTTGGTTAAACAATAAGCGTTTGATACTGCATTCTTTCAATTCTAATCAAAGTGAAACGCACT TTAATGAAGCGTCagttcaaaaaataaatggtcTAGGACTTGTTATTGGAAAAG ATGATTGGAAGGAACGTTCT GGTTGGAGAGAAGGAGTTTTCTATTATTAA
- the LOC128883278 gene encoding uncharacterized protein LOC128883278 isoform X4 has product MAILLFNFSFYLSPCITIYFIFLIYLMTSSQALTLTNWKFKQEKGSASWQSFLQNPLNEEINYAWSSHALEEVYNKALGTRQRIVGTINSAIEIFSALLYDRHLLQEQKIMRLQRIAQLTHQNQKKRISDVLIEDQEHLTSFYNRWAQYLDVASNVQQPSWMCRLLKNDKKEHHSITQQNKFLISEKEKKPTSVLLLVGRHFTIGFISAQINFPDIEETKSGCAGFVFKFQNEKDYGFLTLCNNSSSYTRENAASDVQMVFGRMNHGICGILKTQDIKKTLVKKSMNVLLEFSHTTARVYLEKEVVAKFHFLTPWVDEGSVGLHSVSSSVTFYNIIIGPYIFSEFENEIMPLEEDDTLVKSVKTHEWSADKYRIFLAQDNLHPHGGLQQTTNEKMEKEQLHKNDTMCYDFVKARFDINDWNVSQTSSWKLIDGPNPSINRFISEAPSNNENDDSLLLKTMNCAQASISVNILMGPGSAAGITFHYVDPLNRWMGDLKIVGLVSVPTLNAFQTQFLELRNSRDTNRVVYEIWLNNKRLILHSFNSNQSETHFNEASVQKINGLGLVIGKDDWKERSVSYQMVGTIVLCVVKWFERMSCVLLKGWREGVFYY; this is encoded by the exons atggcgatacttttatttaatttttctttttatctttccCCATGTATTacgatatatttcatttttcttatataccTTATGACATCAAGTCAAGCATTAACATTGACAAACTGGAaatttaaacaagaaaaaggCAGTGCGTCATGGCAATCTTTTTTGCAAAATCCATTGAACGAGGAGATAAACTACGCCTGGTCTTCACAC gCTTTAGAAGAAGTG TATAATAAGGCTCTGGGGACTCGTCAAAGAATTGTCGGAACTATCAATTCTGCAATTGAGATTTTTTCTGCATTGCTTTATGATAGG CATCTCCTTCAAGAACAGAAAATCATGAGATTACAACGCATCGCACAATTAACACATCA AAATCagaagaaacgaatttccGATGTTTTAATCGAAGATCAAGAACATTTGACTTCTTTCTACAATCGTTGGGCTCAATATCTGGACGTAGCGTCCAATGTTCAACAACCTAGTTGGATGTGTAG ACTTTtgaaaaacgataaaaaagaaCATCATAGTATTACACAACAGAATAAGTTTCTTATATCCGAAAAAGAG aaaaaaccGACTTCTGTTCTCTTATTGGTTGGAAGACATTTCac aatcggtTTTATTTCTGCgcaaatcaattttcctgATATTGAAGAGACTAAATCGGGTTGTGCTGGG tttgtttttaaatttcaaaatgagAAAG attatGGATTTTTAACACTGTGCAATAATTCCTCTTCGTATACTAGAGAAAACGCCGCATCAGATGTTCAAATGGTTTTCGGACGAATGAACCATGGTATTTGTGGCATACTTAAGACGCAAGATATTAAGAAAACCCTAGTTAAAAA ATCGATGAACGTTCTTTTGGAGTTTTCACATACCACAGctag AGTCTATTTAGAGAAAGAAGTCGTagcaaagtttcattttctgaCACCATGGGTCGATGAAG GAAGTGTAGGATTGCATAGTGTCTCTTCTTCTGTgactttttataatataataattggtccatatatattttcggaattcgaaaatgaaataatgccACTAGAGGAAGATGACACTCTGGTCAAG TCTGTTAAAACACATGAATGGAGTGCtgataaatatcgaatttttctaGCACAAGACAATTTACACCCGCATGGAGGATTGCAACAaacaacgaatgaaaaaatggagaaagAACAGCTACATAAAAACGATACAATGTGCTACGATTTTGTTAAAGCACGTTTCGACATTAA TGATTGGAATGTGTCACAAACGTCTTCCTGGAAATTGATAGATGGTCCAAATCCAAGCATAAATCGCTTTATTTCAGAGGCACCATCTAATAATGAGAATGATGACTCTTTGCTTTTAAAA acaATGAATTGTGCTCAAGCGAGCATTTCGGTTAATATTTTGATGGGACCCGGATCAGCAGCTGGTATAACATTTCACTACGTTGATCCACTGAATCGCTGGATG GGTGACCTTAAAATCGTTGGTTTGGTGTCTGTACCTACCTTAAATGCGTTTCAAACACAATTTCTTGAATTACGTAACTCTCGAGACACTAACCGTGTAGTGTATGAG ATTTGGTTAAACAATAAGCGTTTGATACTGCATTCTTTCAATTCTAATCAAAGTGAAACGCACT TTAATGAAGCGTCagttcaaaaaataaatggtcTAGGACTTGTTATTGGAAAAG ATGATTGGAAGGAACGTTCTGTAAGTTATCAAATGGTTGGAACGATCGTGCTGTGTGTTGTCAAATGGTTTGAGCGAATGTCCTGTGTGTTATTAAAGGGTTGGAGAGAAGGAGTTTTCTATTATTAA
- the LOC128883278 gene encoding uncharacterized protein LOC128883278 isoform X3: protein MAILLFNFSFYLSPCITIYFIFLIYLMTSSQALTLTNWKFKQEKGSASWQSFLQNPLNEEINYAWSSHALEEVYNKALGTRQRIVGTINSAIEIFSALLYDRHLLQEQKIMRLQRIAQLTHQNQKKRISDVLIEDQEHLTSFYNRWAQYLDVASNVQQPSWMCRLLKNDKKEHHSITQQNKFLISEKEKKPTSVLLLVGRHFTIGFISAQINFPDIEETKSGCAGFVFKFQNEKDYGFLTLCNNSSSYTRENAASDVQMVFGRMNHGICGILKTQDIKKTLVKKSMNVLLEFSHTTARVYLEKEVVAKFHFLTPWVDEGSVGLHSVSSSVTFYNIIIGPYIFSEFENEIMPLEEDDTLSVKTHEWSADKYRIFLAQDNLHPHGGLQQTTNEKMEKEQLHKNDTMCYDFVKARFDINDWNVSQTSSWKLIDGPNPSINRFISEAPSNNENDDSLLLKTMNCAQASISVNILMGPGSAAGITFHYVDPLNRWMCILDNGFGLLKLIHIDQGDLKIVGLVSVPTLNAFQTQFLELRNSRDTNRVVYEIWLNNKRLILHSFNSNQSETHFNEASVQKINGLGLVIGKDDWKERSVSYQMVGTIVLCVVKWFERMSCVLLKGWREGVFYY, encoded by the exons atggcgatacttttatttaatttttctttttatctttccCCATGTATTacgatatatttcatttttcttatataccTTATGACATCAAGTCAAGCATTAACATTGACAAACTGGAaatttaaacaagaaaaaggCAGTGCGTCATGGCAATCTTTTTTGCAAAATCCATTGAACGAGGAGATAAACTACGCCTGGTCTTCACAC gCTTTAGAAGAAGTG TATAATAAGGCTCTGGGGACTCGTCAAAGAATTGTCGGAACTATCAATTCTGCAATTGAGATTTTTTCTGCATTGCTTTATGATAGG CATCTCCTTCAAGAACAGAAAATCATGAGATTACAACGCATCGCACAATTAACACATCA AAATCagaagaaacgaatttccGATGTTTTAATCGAAGATCAAGAACATTTGACTTCTTTCTACAATCGTTGGGCTCAATATCTGGACGTAGCGTCCAATGTTCAACAACCTAGTTGGATGTGTAG ACTTTtgaaaaacgataaaaaagaaCATCATAGTATTACACAACAGAATAAGTTTCTTATATCCGAAAAAGAG aaaaaaccGACTTCTGTTCTCTTATTGGTTGGAAGACATTTCac aatcggtTTTATTTCTGCgcaaatcaattttcctgATATTGAAGAGACTAAATCGGGTTGTGCTGGG tttgtttttaaatttcaaaatgagAAAG attatGGATTTTTAACACTGTGCAATAATTCCTCTTCGTATACTAGAGAAAACGCCGCATCAGATGTTCAAATGGTTTTCGGACGAATGAACCATGGTATTTGTGGCATACTTAAGACGCAAGATATTAAGAAAACCCTAGTTAAAAA ATCGATGAACGTTCTTTTGGAGTTTTCACATACCACAGctag AGTCTATTTAGAGAAAGAAGTCGTagcaaagtttcattttctgaCACCATGGGTCGATGAAG GAAGTGTAGGATTGCATAGTGTCTCTTCTTCTGTgactttttataatataataattggtccatatatattttcggaattcgaaaatgaaataatgccACTAGAGGAAGATGACACTCTG TCTGTTAAAACACATGAATGGAGTGCtgataaatatcgaatttttctaGCACAAGACAATTTACACCCGCATGGAGGATTGCAACAaacaacgaatgaaaaaatggagaaagAACAGCTACATAAAAACGATACAATGTGCTACGATTTTGTTAAAGCACGTTTCGACATTAA TGATTGGAATGTGTCACAAACGTCTTCCTGGAAATTGATAGATGGTCCAAATCCAAGCATAAATCGCTTTATTTCAGAGGCACCATCTAATAATGAGAATGATGACTCTTTGCTTTTAAAA acaATGAATTGTGCTCAAGCGAGCATTTCGGTTAATATTTTGATGGGACCCGGATCAGCAGCTGGTATAACATTTCACTACGTTGATCCACTGAATCGCTGGATG TGTATTTTAGATAATGGTTTTggattattgaaattaattcatattgATCAG GGTGACCTTAAAATCGTTGGTTTGGTGTCTGTACCTACCTTAAATGCGTTTCAAACACAATTTCTTGAATTACGTAACTCTCGAGACACTAACCGTGTAGTGTATGAG ATTTGGTTAAACAATAAGCGTTTGATACTGCATTCTTTCAATTCTAATCAAAGTGAAACGCACT TTAATGAAGCGTCagttcaaaaaataaatggtcTAGGACTTGTTATTGGAAAAG ATGATTGGAAGGAACGTTCTGTAAGTTATCAAATGGTTGGAACGATCGTGCTGTGTGTTGTCAAATGGTTTGAGCGAATGTCCTGTGTGTTATTAAAGGGTTGGAGAGAAGGAGTTTTCTATTATTAA
- the LOC128883278 gene encoding uncharacterized protein LOC128883278 isoform X6, whose product MAILLFNFSFYLSPCITIYFIFLIYLMTSSQALTLTNWKFKQEKGSASWQSFLQNPLNEEINYAWSSHALEEVYNKALGTRQRIVGTINSAIEIFSALLYDRHLLQEQKIMRLQRIAQLTHQNQKKRISDVLIEDQEHLTSFYNRWAQYLDVASNVQQPSWMCRLLKNDKKEHHSITQQNKFLISEKEKKPTSVLLLVGRHFTIGFISAQINFPDIEETKSGCAGFVFKFQNEKDYGFLTLCNNSSSYTRENAASDVQMVFGRMNHGICGILKTQDIKKTLVKKSMNVLLEFSHTTARVYLEKEVVAKFHFLTPWVDEGSVGLHSVSSSVTFYNIIIGPYIFSEFENEIMPLEEDDTLVKSVKTHEWSADKYRIFLAQDNLHPHGGLQQTTNEKMEKEQLHKNDTMCYDFVKARFDINDWNVSQTSSWKLIDGPNPSINRFISEAPSNNENDDSLLLKTMNCAQASISVNILMGPGSAAGITFHYVDPLNRWMCILDNGFGLLKLIHIDQGDLKIVGLVSVPTLNAFQTQFLELRNSRDTNRVVYEIWLNNKRLILHSFNSNQSETHSSVQKINGLGLVIGKGTAEFYNFSVFNVNT is encoded by the exons atggcgatacttttatttaatttttctttttatctttccCCATGTATTacgatatatttcatttttcttatataccTTATGACATCAAGTCAAGCATTAACATTGACAAACTGGAaatttaaacaagaaaaaggCAGTGCGTCATGGCAATCTTTTTTGCAAAATCCATTGAACGAGGAGATAAACTACGCCTGGTCTTCACAC gCTTTAGAAGAAGTG TATAATAAGGCTCTGGGGACTCGTCAAAGAATTGTCGGAACTATCAATTCTGCAATTGAGATTTTTTCTGCATTGCTTTATGATAGG CATCTCCTTCAAGAACAGAAAATCATGAGATTACAACGCATCGCACAATTAACACATCA AAATCagaagaaacgaatttccGATGTTTTAATCGAAGATCAAGAACATTTGACTTCTTTCTACAATCGTTGGGCTCAATATCTGGACGTAGCGTCCAATGTTCAACAACCTAGTTGGATGTGTAG ACTTTtgaaaaacgataaaaaagaaCATCATAGTATTACACAACAGAATAAGTTTCTTATATCCGAAAAAGAG aaaaaaccGACTTCTGTTCTCTTATTGGTTGGAAGACATTTCac aatcggtTTTATTTCTGCgcaaatcaattttcctgATATTGAAGAGACTAAATCGGGTTGTGCTGGG tttgtttttaaatttcaaaatgagAAAG attatGGATTTTTAACACTGTGCAATAATTCCTCTTCGTATACTAGAGAAAACGCCGCATCAGATGTTCAAATGGTTTTCGGACGAATGAACCATGGTATTTGTGGCATACTTAAGACGCAAGATATTAAGAAAACCCTAGTTAAAAA ATCGATGAACGTTCTTTTGGAGTTTTCACATACCACAGctag AGTCTATTTAGAGAAAGAAGTCGTagcaaagtttcattttctgaCACCATGGGTCGATGAAG GAAGTGTAGGATTGCATAGTGTCTCTTCTTCTGTgactttttataatataataattggtccatatatattttcggaattcgaaaatgaaataatgccACTAGAGGAAGATGACACTCTGGTCAAG TCTGTTAAAACACATGAATGGAGTGCtgataaatatcgaatttttctaGCACAAGACAATTTACACCCGCATGGAGGATTGCAACAaacaacgaatgaaaaaatggagaaagAACAGCTACATAAAAACGATACAATGTGCTACGATTTTGTTAAAGCACGTTTCGACATTAA TGATTGGAATGTGTCACAAACGTCTTCCTGGAAATTGATAGATGGTCCAAATCCAAGCATAAATCGCTTTATTTCAGAGGCACCATCTAATAATGAGAATGATGACTCTTTGCTTTTAAAA acaATGAATTGTGCTCAAGCGAGCATTTCGGTTAATATTTTGATGGGACCCGGATCAGCAGCTGGTATAACATTTCACTACGTTGATCCACTGAATCGCTGGATG TGTATTTTAGATAATGGTTTTggattattgaaattaattcatattgATCAG GGTGACCTTAAAATCGTTGGTTTGGTGTCTGTACCTACCTTAAATGCGTTTCAAACACAATTTCTTGAATTACGTAACTCTCGAGACACTAACCGTGTAGTGTATGAG ATTTGGTTAAACAATAAGCGTTTGATACTGCATTCTTTCAATTCTAATCAAAGTGAAACGCACT CGTCagttcaaaaaataaatggtcTAGGACTTGTTATTGGAAAAGGTACAGcagaattttacaattttagtgTATTCAATGTAAACACTTAA